The Sphingorhabdus sp. Alg231-15 genome has a segment encoding these proteins:
- a CDS encoding glucose 1-dehydrogenase, producing MTKRLEGKVALVTGGASRPGIGAAIAERLAEEDAIIVLSDVDHPGVEETASLIREKGGIVTAVKQDVTSQQDWEKVTAAVLAEHGRLDVLVNNAGILDVAAIHSDNAIPALRRQFEVNVEGSFMGTQAAVAAMRQSGGGSIINLSSVAGLVGFRGSASYAASKGAVKLFSKSVALEVAAENIRVNTVHPGIIRTNMQSAGADTNSDNYQAIEAAIPAGRLGEPRDIANCVLFLASDESTYVTGAEFVVDGGYTAQ from the coding sequence ATGACCAAACGATTGGAAGGCAAGGTAGCGCTGGTCACAGGCGGCGCGTCTCGGCCGGGCATTGGTGCTGCCATCGCGGAGCGGCTGGCCGAAGAAGATGCGATCATTGTGCTCAGCGATGTCGATCATCCCGGCGTTGAAGAAACCGCATCGTTGATCCGCGAAAAAGGAGGCATTGTAACGGCAGTCAAGCAGGATGTTACATCGCAGCAGGATTGGGAAAAAGTGACGGCGGCTGTACTGGCCGAGCATGGACGACTGGATGTGCTGGTCAATAATGCCGGTATCCTGGATGTTGCTGCCATTCACAGTGACAATGCCATACCCGCGCTTCGTCGGCAGTTTGAAGTGAATGTCGAAGGCAGCTTCATGGGAACGCAAGCGGCTGTTGCGGCAATGCGTCAATCCGGTGGAGGATCGATTATCAATCTGTCTTCGGTTGCCGGACTGGTCGGTTTTCGCGGCAGCGCCAGCTATGCTGCATCAAAAGGTGCCGTGAAGCTGTTCAGCAAATCGGTGGCGCTGGAAGTGGCGGCAGAGAATATTCGGGTCAATACCGTTCACCCGGGCATCATCCGCACCAATATGCAAAGCGCTGGTGCAGATACAAATTCGGATAATTACCAAGCGATAGAGGCAGCGATCCCGGCGGGCAGGTTGGGCGAGCCGAGAGACATTGCGAATTGCGTATTATTTCTAGCATCGGATGAATCGACCTATGTAACCGGTGCCGAATTTGTTGTCGACGGTGGTTATACAGCGCAATAG
- the acs gene encoding acetate--CoA ligase → MSDMIQPDHKATSNTNASSSDYEALYSESLSDPDGFWSKQAERLEWTQVPSTISNWSYDPVSIKWFEDGVLNICHNAVDRHVAAGRGDVTALIFEPDDPAGNSRKLTYAELLAEVVKMAGALKKLGVQKGDRVTIYMPMIVEGAVAMLACARIGAIHSVVFGGFSPEALAGRIEDCESKFVVCADAGLRGGKAVPLKSNVDAALEKDGTDVDAVLVINHTGSDIVMKEGRDHWYHEVAADVPTTCPCEPMNAEDPLFILYTSGSTGKPKGVLHTTGGYAVWVATTFHYVFDYKPGEVFWCSADIGWVTGHSYIVYGPLINGATEVMFEGVPNYPDHGRFWQVVAKHKVNIFYTAPTAIRALMREGDEPVKAHDRSSIRLLGTVGEPINPEAWRWYYDVVGEAKSPIIDTWWQTETGGVMITTLPGAHGMKPGSAGKPFFGIQPQLVDGEGAVLDGATVGNLCITASWPGQARSVYGDHDRFIQTYFSTYKGKYFTGDGCRRDDDDYYWITGRVDDVINVSGHRMGTAEVESALVSHPKVAEAAVVGYPHDIKGQGIYCYVTLNVGEESSDAFAAELRNHVRTEIGPIATPDHLHFTPGLPKTRSGKIMRRILRKIAENDFANLGDTSTLADPTVVDTLVDGRMNK, encoded by the coding sequence ATGAGCGATATGATTCAGCCTGATCACAAGGCGACCAGCAACACCAATGCGAGCTCGTCTGACTATGAGGCTCTCTACTCTGAAAGCCTGTCGGACCCTGATGGATTTTGGTCCAAGCAGGCGGAGCGTCTGGAATGGACGCAGGTGCCAAGCACGATTTCGAACTGGTCTTACGATCCTGTATCGATCAAGTGGTTTGAAGATGGTGTGCTGAACATTTGTCACAATGCAGTGGATCGGCATGTCGCAGCGGGCCGAGGGGATGTCACGGCGTTGATCTTTGAGCCTGACGATCCTGCTGGCAATAGCCGGAAGCTGACCTATGCCGAACTGCTGGCGGAAGTGGTCAAGATGGCCGGCGCCCTGAAGAAGCTGGGCGTACAGAAAGGCGACCGGGTGACCATTTACATGCCGATGATTGTCGAGGGTGCGGTGGCGATGCTGGCTTGCGCCCGCATTGGTGCGATCCACTCGGTCGTGTTTGGCGGTTTTTCTCCCGAAGCGTTGGCTGGACGCATTGAAGATTGCGAGAGTAAGTTTGTGGTGTGCGCTGATGCGGGGCTGCGTGGAGGCAAGGCTGTGCCCCTGAAGAGCAATGTCGATGCGGCGCTCGAGAAGGATGGCACGGACGTTGATGCGGTGTTGGTGATAAACCATACAGGCAGTGATATCGTGATGAAAGAAGGGCGCGATCACTGGTATCATGAAGTTGCAGCGGATGTGCCCACAACATGTCCGTGCGAACCCATGAATGCGGAAGACCCTCTGTTCATTCTCTATACTTCGGGCTCAACTGGCAAGCCCAAGGGCGTGCTCCATACCACTGGTGGCTATGCAGTCTGGGTGGCCACGACCTTCCACTATGTTTTTGACTATAAGCCGGGTGAGGTCTTCTGGTGTTCAGCCGATATTGGCTGGGTAACCGGACATAGCTACATAGTATATGGTCCACTTATAAATGGCGCGACCGAGGTGATGTTCGAAGGCGTACCCAACTATCCCGATCATGGCCGTTTTTGGCAAGTGGTCGCCAAGCACAAGGTCAATATCTTCTATACTGCGCCAACGGCAATCCGTGCCTTGATGCGCGAAGGCGACGAGCCGGTCAAAGCGCATGACCGTTCTTCCATTCGCTTGCTGGGCACGGTGGGCGAACCGATAAACCCGGAAGCCTGGCGCTGGTATTATGATGTTGTGGGCGAAGCCAAGTCGCCGATTATCGATACCTGGTGGCAGACCGAGACCGGTGGCGTAATGATCACGACATTGCCCGGTGCCCACGGCATGAAGCCGGGCAGTGCCGGCAAGCCGTTCTTTGGTATCCAGCCGCAGTTGGTTGATGGTGAAGGCGCAGTGCTGGATGGGGCGACCGTCGGCAATCTGTGCATCACAGCGAGCTGGCCAGGCCAGGCACGTAGTGTTTACGGAGACCATGATCGCTTCATCCAGACCTATTTTTCGACCTACAAGGGCAAATATTTTACGGGTGATGGCTGTCGGCGAGACGATGATGACTATTACTGGATTACCGGCCGAGTCGATGATGTGATTAATGTCTCCGGCCATCGCATGGGTACGGCAGAAGTGGAAAGTGCGCTGGTCTCGCACCCCAAGGTCGCCGAGGCGGCTGTGGTTGGTTATCCGCACGACATAAAGGGCCAGGGCATATATTGTTATGTGACGCTTAATGTTGGTGAAGAATCCAGCGATGCGTTTGCCGCGGAACTCAGGAACCATGTTCGTACCGAGATTGGTCCCATTGCCACCCCTGACCATCTCCACTTTACGCCCGGCCTTCCTAAAACCCGCTCCGGCAAAATCATGCGGCGCATCTTGCGCAAAATTGCCGAAAATGACTTTGCCAATTTGGGAGATACTTCCACGCTCGCAGATCCGACGGTCGTCGATACGCTTGTTGACGGAAGGATGAACAAATAG
- a CDS encoding HupE/UreJ family protein, whose amino-acid sequence MSPMKFCLSALALVICTLVSVSPASADELRPAYVELTQQSENDWHLLWKASERSRLGRSGEIILPGNCAQIGETEKRFAATNVITTLSLKCTGSIAGETVGLKGLELSTTDALVRIAPIGEETQTLRLTPKAPVATIAQKDEIANVAWTYTIIGIEHIVLGFDHLLFVLALVLLLKGGWLVAKTVTAFTIAHSITLIGSTLGYLSLPSQPVEAIIALSIVFLAVEIVKAQRNHDIHGPRLSERFPWIVAFLFGLLHGFGFAGALAEIGLPQDDVPMALLTFNLGVEIGQLIIVAIAFALLRLIRHFQRSWLQPVKTATSYAIGIIATYWFIERMVA is encoded by the coding sequence ATGTCGCCCATGAAGTTTTGTCTCTCTGCTCTGGCGCTTGTAATCTGCACACTAGTCTCTGTTTCGCCGGCCAGCGCTGATGAACTGCGTCCAGCCTATGTCGAACTGACCCAGCAATCTGAAAACGATTGGCATCTGTTGTGGAAAGCATCTGAGCGATCGCGGCTGGGCCGATCGGGCGAGATAATTTTGCCCGGCAATTGCGCTCAAATCGGTGAAACGGAAAAGAGATTTGCGGCAACCAATGTCATCACCACCCTATCCCTCAAATGCACGGGGTCGATAGCCGGTGAGACTGTTGGATTAAAAGGCCTGGAACTCAGCACCACCGATGCTCTGGTGAGGATCGCACCGATTGGCGAGGAAACACAAACCCTTCGACTAACACCCAAGGCCCCCGTCGCAACAATCGCACAAAAAGATGAAATTGCTAATGTCGCGTGGACCTATACCATCATCGGTATCGAGCATATCGTACTCGGCTTTGACCATCTTCTGTTCGTCCTGGCACTTGTCCTTTTACTGAAAGGCGGATGGCTCGTTGCAAAAACAGTTACCGCCTTCACCATCGCGCACAGCATAACCCTAATCGGCTCCACGCTCGGCTACCTGTCCCTGCCCTCGCAGCCAGTTGAAGCGATCATTGCCTTGTCGATTGTTTTTCTGGCGGTCGAGATTGTCAAAGCACAACGCAATCATGATATCCACGGACCCCGCCTGTCAGAACGTTTCCCGTGGATCGTCGCTTTTCTGTTCGGGCTGCTGCACGGGTTCGGGTTTGCAGGAGCCCTGGCCGAAATCGGACTGCCACAGGATGATGTCCCGATGGCATTGCTGACTTTCAATCTGGGTGTCGAAATTGGTCAGTTGATCATCGTCGCAATCGCCTTTGCGCTCCTCCGATTAATCCGCCACTTTCAGCGGTCATGGTTACAGCCGGTCAAGACAGCAACCTCTTATGCCATTGGCATCATCGCCACCTATTGGTTCATCGAACGCATGGTCGCTTGA
- a CDS encoding peptidyl-prolyl cis-trans isomerase, whose protein sequence is MKLLKEPLVHFLGGALLVFAFFWATGSNRDPADYEITISETDIKRIKAGWVQNFRRAPTQSELDGLIDREIREEIYYREALRLGLDRNDPVIRRRLFTKMRFLDNEEMLTTEPTDAVLQKWLDEHPKKYAQSSLYDLEQIYLGQPGMRDDARIAQLVDDLNQGIVQPDDAGRPISLPGQLRGADTADISRQFGEKFASSLTGLETDSWQGPVLSGFGLHLVKITDKKPGKAASLEDVRQRVTNDWRAAQTETQEKARLNRYQEQYDVTVVGRR, encoded by the coding sequence ATGAAATTGCTGAAAGAGCCTCTGGTCCATTTTCTGGGCGGGGCATTGCTGGTTTTTGCATTTTTCTGGGCCACGGGATCGAATCGCGATCCGGCCGATTATGAGATCACCATCAGTGAGACCGATATCAAGCGGATAAAAGCGGGCTGGGTGCAAAATTTCCGGCGCGCACCCACTCAGTCTGAACTGGATGGGTTGATCGATCGGGAAATCAGGGAAGAAATCTATTATCGCGAGGCCTTGCGACTTGGACTTGATCGCAATGATCCCGTTATCCGTCGCCGCTTGTTCACAAAAATGCGGTTCCTCGACAATGAGGAGATGCTGACCACGGAGCCAACCGATGCGGTTTTGCAGAAATGGCTGGATGAACATCCGAAAAAATATGCGCAGTCTTCGCTCTACGATCTGGAACAAATTTATCTTGGGCAACCTGGCATGCGCGATGATGCACGTATCGCCCAGCTGGTAGACGATTTGAACCAAGGCATAGTTCAACCTGACGATGCTGGGCGACCGATTTCGCTACCCGGTCAACTGCGCGGAGCCGACACTGCAGATATATCCCGTCAGTTTGGTGAGAAATTCGCAAGTTCCCTGACCGGTCTGGAAACCGATAGCTGGCAAGGACCTGTCCTATCGGGATTCGGCCTGCACCTGGTCAAGATCACTGACAAGAAGCCAGGTAAAGCAGCCAGCCTTGAAGATGTTCGCCAACGCGTCACCAATGACTGGCGTGCGGCGCAAACTGAGACCCAGGAAAAGGCCAGATTGAACAGATATCAAGAGCAATATGATGTGACGGTTGTCGGGCGCCGATGA
- a CDS encoding SDR family NAD(P)-dependent oxidoreductase, protein MNLKDKIIVITGAASGIGAAMARRFSEVGAKHVICADRDLAGAQTVAADIGGTAIQTDVSSEADIASLIETVENDIGPIDLFVSNAGIIMEGGVEVADDGWQKIWDINVLAHIRAARILVPKMLARGGGYILSTASAAGLLAQIGSAPYSVTKHAAVSFAEWLAITHGDDGLKVSVLCPQGVATAMTADIDTSTVAKDGMLSAEAVAQITLEAIEEERFLIMPHPQVADYIKQKGSDPERWITGMQRWQKMLNEQAS, encoded by the coding sequence ATGAATCTCAAAGACAAAATCATCGTGATCACGGGTGCTGCGAGCGGCATTGGCGCAGCGATGGCGCGGCGCTTCTCAGAAGTGGGCGCGAAGCATGTCATATGTGCAGACCGGGATCTGGCCGGTGCACAGACAGTAGCAGCGGACATTGGCGGAACGGCAATACAGACCGATGTCTCTTCCGAGGCCGACATTGCGTCCCTGATCGAGACCGTGGAGAATGACATCGGCCCCATCGACCTTTTTGTCTCCAACGCTGGCATCATCATGGAAGGCGGTGTCGAAGTCGCTGACGACGGCTGGCAGAAAATATGGGATATTAACGTCCTCGCGCACATACGTGCTGCCCGCATTTTGGTTCCAAAAATGTTGGCGCGTGGTGGTGGGTACATCTTGAGCACGGCCTCTGCGGCTGGGCTTCTGGCCCAAATCGGTTCTGCTCCCTATTCGGTTACCAAACATGCGGCCGTCAGTTTTGCTGAGTGGCTGGCAATAACCCATGGCGACGATGGACTGAAGGTCTCGGTACTGTGTCCGCAAGGCGTAGCAACTGCGATGACGGCGGATATTGACACCTCGACCGTGGCGAAAGACGGCATGCTGTCCGCCGAAGCGGTGGCGCAGATCACGCTGGAAGCCATTGAAGAAGAACGCTTCTTGATAATGCCGCACCCGCAAGTGGCTGACTATATCAAGCAAAAGGGCAGCGATCCGGAGCGTTGGATTACCGGTATGCAGCGCTGGCAGAAGATGCTGAACGAGCAAGCCTCCTAA
- a CDS encoding NmrA family NAD(P)-binding protein: protein MALVSVVGATGRQGLAQIRQLGATGHKVRALSRSETPDLGGSNVADEARIFDLYDEDTWVPAFEGSDAVFYTHPLQAREDRATLTGRVAEAVQKAGGKRFIWNTSSWIPERPGDPFTYGNNTIAVNSIFRSGVPATVFGSVLFMDNLLTNWARPFIVDESRYVYPHEAHLEANWISLDDVGKCMVAAMDRPDFEGSWLNIGGPQRIKPPQVAEILSKVFGREIKYDPCTPTEFGDLLVGAFGDDVPEENRETMSAGIAAFYEYNNKAETKPFWVNTDFVQQRLPEVEFETLEQWAARQDWSDSAHRPPAG from the coding sequence ATGGCATTGGTATCAGTGGTCGGCGCAACCGGGCGTCAAGGTTTGGCACAAATCAGGCAGTTGGGCGCAACGGGCCACAAGGTGCGGGCATTGTCCCGCAGCGAAACCCCTGATCTGGGCGGCAGCAATGTTGCCGATGAAGCGCGGATTTTCGATCTTTATGATGAGGATACCTGGGTACCGGCTTTTGAAGGTTCTGACGCGGTATTCTATACCCATCCGCTGCAAGCGAGGGAAGATCGGGCAACGCTGACCGGGCGGGTTGCTGAAGCGGTTCAAAAAGCGGGCGGAAAGCGCTTTATCTGGAACACTTCGAGCTGGATCCCGGAGCGCCCGGGCGATCCATTTACATATGGCAATAACACAATCGCGGTAAACTCGATCTTCCGCTCGGGTGTGCCGGCGACGGTATTCGGATCAGTCCTTTTCATGGACAATCTCCTGACCAACTGGGCGCGGCCGTTCATCGTCGACGAAAGCCGATATGTCTATCCGCATGAGGCGCATCTGGAAGCCAACTGGATCAGTCTGGATGATGTCGGCAAATGTATGGTCGCCGCTATGGACCGCCCTGACTTTGAAGGATCATGGCTGAACATCGGCGGACCGCAACGCATCAAACCGCCGCAGGTGGCCGAGATATTGTCGAAAGTTTTCGGCCGTGAGATCAAATATGATCCTTGCACACCGACAGAATTTGGTGACCTGCTAGTCGGCGCATTCGGTGACGACGTTCCGGAAGAAAATCGTGAAACCATGTCTGCCGGCATTGCTGCCTTCTACGAATATAACAACAAGGCAGAGACCAAGCCATTCTGGGTCAATACCGATTTCGTGCAACAACGCCTGCCCGAGGTAGAGTTTGAAACGCTCGAACAATGGGCCGCGCGGCAGGACTGGTCGGATAGCGCCCACAGACCGCCAGCAGGCTGA
- a CDS encoding nuclear transport factor 2 family protein: MPSRKRVEQFVDAVVHGDHAKAIEDFYHADASMQENLAPPRRSRENLVAHEKRALANLQEMKTHPPETILVDGDNVVIVWTFDATDKNGVTRRLHEITHQIWSADHILQERFVYDSATAWQIVEKD, encoded by the coding sequence ATGCCCAGCCGCAAGCGTGTTGAACAATTTGTAGATGCCGTTGTCCATGGTGACCACGCCAAGGCAATTGAAGATTTTTATCATGCCGACGCCTCTATGCAGGAAAATCTGGCGCCACCGCGCCGTAGCCGAGAAAATCTCGTCGCGCATGAGAAGCGAGCGCTTGCCAATCTTCAGGAGATGAAGACTCATCCCCCGGAAACGATACTGGTCGATGGCGATAATGTGGTGATCGTCTGGACGTTCGATGCCACCGATAAAAATGGTGTGACGCGCCGGCTACATGAAATCACACACCAGATCTGGTCTGCCGACCACATCTTGCAAGAGCGCTTCGTCTATGACAGCGCAACCGCCTGGCAGATTGTCGAAAAGGATTGA
- a CDS encoding DUF3604 domain-containing protein, with protein MMRKALLLAVCSAALAISGCSQDGGSGGSDADVTNTEYPEQVFWGDTHLHTDNSIDAFGFGNRLDAEAALRFAKGEEVTATKGEKAKLSRPLDFLVIADHSDAVGATKALYEAPRIALLGNDFLLRWYDMMHESDEGSLAVTAELIDGAAAGTLPEGLFDPEESADRITSLWTEHGETLDEYNEPGKFTAFHGFEYTPMPGGDNLHRVVMFRDGADKTSTMLPFASFDAGDPEQLWAYMAAYEKSTGGKVLAIPHNSNVSNGRMFAMNKLDGSPIDEAYIKTRALREPIVEVTQIKGDSESHPFLSPNDEFANYGDAGWDKCNLSCGKDMPPESYGGSYAREALKRGLEFTQKMGANPFKFGMIGSTDSHTSLATADEDNFYGKHSGNEINNKDRAMAPQNLGTRRGRFGWHYLSSGYAAVWATSNTREAIFDAMMRREVYATTGPRMQVRFFGGFDFAEGDTGDLVKTGYAKGVPMGGDLTGGDGKVPSFLISALMDPESANLDRIQVVKGWIDASGESQEKIYNVSWSSPDDRTVGADGKLTTVGNTVDLTKGTWENSIGAPELITWWQDPDFDAQQNAFYYVRVLEIPTPTWPVYDALKFGLTLPDDVIKIQQERAYSSPIWYTPSASTS; from the coding sequence ATGATGCGCAAAGCACTTTTACTCGCGGTCTGCTCAGCAGCATTGGCCATTTCAGGATGCAGCCAAGACGGTGGATCCGGTGGCTCGGATGCCGACGTCACCAACACCGAATATCCCGAACAGGTATTCTGGGGCGACACCCATCTCCACACCGACAACAGTATTGACGCATTTGGATTTGGCAACCGGCTCGATGCCGAGGCAGCGTTGCGCTTCGCCAAAGGCGAGGAGGTGACTGCAACCAAGGGCGAAAAGGCCAAGCTCTCCCGCCCTCTCGACTTTCTGGTTATCGCGGACCATAGCGATGCCGTGGGTGCGACCAAGGCGCTTTATGAAGCGCCGCGCATTGCACTTTTAGGCAATGATTTCTTGCTCCGCTGGTATGATATGATGCACGAAAGCGACGAAGGTTCACTGGCGGTCACGGCTGAACTCATCGACGGCGCAGCTGCTGGAACCTTGCCCGAAGGTCTTTTCGACCCGGAAGAATCCGCGGATCGGATCACATCGTTGTGGACAGAACATGGCGAGACGCTGGATGAGTATAACGAGCCCGGCAAGTTTACCGCTTTTCATGGCTTTGAATATACGCCCATGCCCGGCGGAGATAATCTGCATCGCGTGGTTATGTTCCGTGACGGTGCCGACAAGACTAGCACCATGCTTCCCTTCGCCAGCTTTGACGCCGGCGATCCGGAACAGCTTTGGGCCTATATGGCGGCCTATGAAAAAAGCACGGGCGGAAAAGTCCTCGCGATCCCGCATAACAGCAATGTGTCGAACGGCCGCATGTTTGCGATGAACAAGCTGGACGGCAGTCCAATCGATGAAGCCTATATTAAAACGCGCGCTCTGCGCGAGCCAATTGTCGAGGTCACCCAGATTAAGGGCGACAGTGAAAGCCATCCATTCCTCTCTCCCAATGATGAATTTGCCAATTATGGCGATGCCGGCTGGGACAAATGCAATCTGAGCTGCGGCAAGGATATGCCTCCGGAAAGCTACGGCGGCAGCTATGCTCGTGAAGCCTTGAAGCGCGGCCTGGAATTCACACAGAAAATGGGCGCTAATCCATTCAAGTTTGGCATGATCGGTTCAACCGACAGCCATACCTCGCTGGCCACAGCCGACGAGGATAATTTTTACGGCAAGCACAGCGGCAACGAGATCAACAATAAAGACCGCGCAATGGCGCCGCAAAATCTGGGCACACGCAGAGGCCGGTTTGGCTGGCACTATCTGTCGAGTGGCTATGCAGCGGTCTGGGCAACCAGTAACACGCGTGAAGCGATTTTTGATGCGATGATGCGCCGCGAAGTTTATGCAACAACTGGTCCGCGTATGCAGGTGCGTTTCTTTGGCGGTTTTGACTTTGCCGAAGGCGACACCGGTGATCTGGTCAAAACCGGCTATGCCAAGGGCGTCCCGATGGGAGGCGATCTCACGGGTGGAGACGGGAAGGTCCCCAGCTTCCTCATTTCTGCTCTGATGGACCCTGAAAGCGCCAATCTTGACCGGATTCAGGTGGTCAAAGGATGGATCGACGCCAGCGGGGAATCCCAGGAGAAAATCTACAATGTCAGCTGGAGCAGCCCTGATGACCGCACGGTGGGCGCAGACGGAAAGCTGACCACGGTCGGCAATACTGTGGATCTGACCAAGGGCACCTGGGAAAATAGTATCGGCGCACCGGAGCTCATCACATGGTGGCAAGATCCCGATTTCGATGCGCAGCAAAATGCATTTTACTATGTGCGTGTGCTCGAGATACCAACGCCAACATGGCCGGTTTATGATGCGTTAAAATTCGGCCTCACACTGCCGGACGATGTCATAAAAATCCAGCAGGAACGGGCCTATTCGTCGCCGATCTGGTACACACCTAGCGCTTCAACAAGTTGA
- a CDS encoding TauD/TfdA dioxygenase family protein, whose product MITSKISEALESYFEQYDLMVAIAQPIMLAKTNNETHCGGVGMASAAQTSGIDSAFEIHPLTPAIGAELSGINLSEPLSAEIIADIRQTLLDNKVIFFRDQNLNREQLLHFAKSFGALEIHPATPKDQPNPEILRIEHGAKSKGQENMWHSDVTWRTKPSLGSVLSALEIPPVGGDTLFANMNLAYEKLPQDVREHITGMTAVHDIARVFAKRLNKKPEELHDQYPPQEHPVVRTHPETGLRSLYVNSAFTSHIVGMDADDSQELLKKLYATAANPEIQCRFKWTKGAIAFWDNRASQHFAASDYFPARRVMERATIAGDRPYFSADH is encoded by the coding sequence GTGATCACTAGCAAGATATCTGAAGCCCTTGAAAGCTATTTTGAGCAATATGATCTAATGGTAGCGATTGCACAGCCAATCATGCTAGCAAAGACCAACAATGAAACGCACTGTGGAGGAGTTGGCATGGCAAGCGCAGCACAAACATCCGGTATTGATAGCGCTTTTGAAATCCATCCGTTGACCCCGGCTATCGGTGCAGAACTCTCCGGCATTAATCTGTCTGAACCCCTGTCAGCCGAAATTATCGCTGACATCCGGCAAACTCTTCTCGACAATAAGGTCATTTTCTTTCGTGACCAGAATCTCAATCGGGAACAGCTGCTGCATTTTGCTAAAAGTTTTGGGGCCCTGGAAATCCATCCCGCCACACCAAAGGATCAACCCAATCCGGAAATTTTGCGCATTGAACATGGCGCAAAAAGCAAGGGCCAGGAAAATATGTGGCACAGTGATGTCACCTGGCGTACCAAACCATCGCTGGGATCGGTATTGAGCGCTCTCGAAATACCGCCAGTTGGCGGGGATACGCTATTCGCCAATATGAACCTCGCTTATGAAAAACTACCGCAAGATGTCCGCGAACATATTACCGGCATGACGGCGGTGCATGATATTGCCAGAGTGTTCGCCAAGCGCCTCAACAAAAAACCGGAAGAGCTGCATGATCAATATCCACCACAGGAACATCCCGTGGTGCGCACCCATCCGGAAACCGGATTGCGAAGTCTTTATGTCAACAGTGCCTTTACCAGCCATATTGTAGGCATGGATGCAGATGACAGCCAAGAACTGCTAAAAAAACTCTATGCGACAGCCGCCAATCCCGAGATTCAGTGCCGATTCAAATGGACCAAAGGCGCCATCGCATTTTGGGACAACCGCGCGTCGCAGCATTTTGCTGCATCCGATTATTTCCCGGCCCGCCGCGTCATGGAGCGCGCCACAATCGCCGGCGATCGGCCTTATTTTTCTGCTGATCACTAG
- a CDS encoding sigma-70 family RNA polymerase sigma factor yields MSMRYSDTDRIYDELLLTRIQAGDRRAGERLAARWHPRLMRTAYRLLRDEEQARVAVQEAWSGICRGWIGLRDPSRFPAWAYKILHRKCADRIRKVQKYRGTYDSDVTDAEISLPPSAENRVSIDQAFGRLSDDHRFVATLYFSEGLTLAEIATATGTALGTAKSRLFHARRHLKMALSEDSDE; encoded by the coding sequence ATGTCTATGCGCTACAGCGATACCGATCGAATTTATGACGAGTTGTTGCTGACCCGGATTCAGGCCGGAGATCGGCGTGCGGGCGAGCGATTGGCAGCGCGATGGCATCCCCGTTTGATGCGGACAGCCTATCGGCTATTGCGCGATGAAGAACAGGCGCGGGTCGCCGTGCAGGAAGCATGGAGCGGTATTTGCAGAGGCTGGATCGGCCTTCGTGATCCATCACGGTTTCCCGCCTGGGCCTATAAGATATTACATCGCAAATGCGCTGACCGGATTCGTAAGGTTCAGAAGTATCGAGGCACTTACGATAGCGATGTCACTGATGCCGAGATATCGCTGCCACCGTCTGCTGAGAACAGGGTTTCAATCGATCAGGCCTTTGGCCGACTTAGTGACGATCATCGGTTTGTTGCAACGCTCTATTTCAGTGAAGGTTTGACCTTGGCGGAAATCGCGACAGCGACCGGAACGGCTTTGGGCACAGCAAAATCACGCCTTTTCCATGCCCGCCGCCATCTCAAGATGGCATTGAGCGAAGATAGTGACGAATAA
- a CDS encoding DUF6768 family protein has protein sequence MMTKFDDDLGASLSADDKAFLQDLENGRGLFDQLGATFQGPMRFWTYLAGVYAFAFFLLAVFCGWQAIEAQALRDTVLWSAGCVIAFIALGLLKMWLFDRMSTLSLLGEMKKIQLRLAQLEIDRR, from the coding sequence ATGATGACAAAATTTGATGACGATCTGGGCGCCAGCCTTAGCGCCGATGACAAGGCCTTTTTGCAAGACCTGGAAAATGGTCGCGGCCTTTTCGACCAGTTGGGCGCAACTTTTCAGGGACCGATGCGTTTCTGGACCTATCTGGCGGGTGTGTACGCCTTTGCCTTCTTCTTGTTGGCTGTTTTCTGTGGGTGGCAGGCCATCGAGGCGCAGGCGTTGCGTGATACTGTCTTGTGGTCGGCTGGCTGCGTGATTGCATTTATTGCGCTTGGTTTGCTGAAAATGTGGTTGTTCGATCGAATGAGCACATTGAGCCTGCTGGGTGAAATGAAGAAAATTCAGTTGCGTTTGGCACAATTGGAGATTGATCGCCGCTAA